In a genomic window of Ignavibacteria bacterium:
- a CDS encoding alpha/beta fold hydrolase produces MITILHGALGSAHQFEPLRSALGLPSQVITFHGHGGTADVDQPWDIDLFSRQLELELESGAHQQRAQIFGYSMGGYVAIDCALRRPDLIGRIVTLGTKLQWTQEGAEHETLKLNPDVIESKVPAFAADLARRHGESAWKTVLHKTADLMRTLGERPILTHERVGALTVPVRYGIGDRDEMVSLSETVDFYKATPGAELAVLPGTRHPMERVDPARLAQHILSFLEP; encoded by the coding sequence ATGATCACCATCCTCCACGGCGCACTTGGAAGTGCACATCAGTTCGAACCGCTTCGCTCCGCACTTGGCCTGCCGAGTCAGGTGATCACCTTCCACGGACATGGTGGAACCGCAGACGTCGATCAGCCTTGGGACATCGATCTCTTCTCTCGTCAGCTAGAACTCGAACTCGAGAGTGGCGCGCATCAACAACGGGCACAGATCTTCGGGTATTCCATGGGCGGCTATGTTGCGATTGATTGCGCATTGAGACGTCCGGACCTCATTGGACGGATCGTAACACTCGGTACAAAACTCCAATGGACTCAAGAGGGGGCGGAGCACGAAACCTTGAAGCTCAACCCTGACGTGATCGAGTCAAAGGTTCCGGCATTTGCGGCCGACCTTGCGCGACGTCACGGCGAGTCAGCGTGGAAGACCGTGCTGCACAAAACCGCCGACCTCATGCGCACGCTCGGAGAACGTCCGATCCTCACACACGAACGTGTTGGTGCGCTAACGGTCCCGGTTCGCTACGGCATCGGCGACAGAGATGAAATGGTGTCGCTTTCCGAGACCGTTGACTTCTACAAGGCAACACCCGGCGCTGAGCTTGCTGTTCTTCCCGGCACTCGTCATCCAATGGAGCGTGTGGATCCCGCGCGCCTTGCCCAGCATATCCTTAGCTTCCTTGAACCATGA
- a CDS encoding VWA domain-containing protein, which yields MKTIILALILLSFTTPIVVFGNGLVEARTSKGSNLISAKETRVDTRIREQVAITVTTQTFELTDTMTTNLRYGFPVPPSLTVTGIRYRIGTTWRSAVMRTSDTAITNPVGGGGSSPTSRFLDAVGVSGFVFPLRDTLRNVNEITFELTAVELLPYSQGRVTYLYPLNTLRSMGINNIVWTLDVQTSRPMTDVAIGPAVVERERTDTTLRTANGMTSTSKDILVSYDQAVDSLAVTMMSAKPEGSDGYALLLAVPNLQGTNNILPKRFTFVIDRSGSMGTTQMEQAKQAAIYCLERVSPFDEVNVVDFDDIITPLYSKPRLATPQTIKECVDRIRWLSSRGGTEITKALATTFGTYQDSANVNVIVFLTDGISAIDFQLLRARNTFGTRIFVFGVGAGVNETDLRRLASEHRGEMEVIRNPGSVTARIGALYERIKDPIVKNPQLTFAPDVMYDFAPVSIPDIYAGEQLVVAGRYRQPGPVTVTLSGSNVKGQLTNTFVVNLVADDTTAPFVPKIWARLRINALIELMSRVAASSALWREYRDEIIRLGSVFGLITPYTTYEQGPSDDGGGTTGVVANDGPVAPVPLGIWPNPASALTRLGAYFDLAHANVIVTVTDMMGKVLLRLHLGAIDAGQWNYDLSVLDENGLPLGSGSYVVTLTADTESFTSILRVIR from the coding sequence ATGAAGACCATCATTCTTGCGCTGATCCTCTTGAGTTTCACCACTCCCATCGTTGTGTTTGGCAATGGACTTGTTGAGGCACGCACCAGCAAAGGTTCCAACTTGATCTCTGCCAAGGAAACGCGCGTTGATACGCGAATACGTGAGCAAGTAGCGATCACCGTTACCACTCAGACCTTCGAGCTGACAGACACGATGACCACGAACCTGCGCTACGGTTTTCCTGTGCCCCCTTCGTTAACGGTAACAGGAATTCGCTACCGGATCGGAACCACCTGGCGCTCTGCTGTCATGAGAACGAGTGATACGGCCATCACGAACCCCGTTGGAGGCGGGGGAAGTTCACCCACCTCGCGGTTCCTTGATGCTGTTGGCGTCTCGGGTTTTGTCTTTCCGCTTCGGGATACCCTTCGAAACGTGAACGAGATCACCTTTGAGTTAACGGCTGTGGAGTTGCTGCCATATTCACAAGGTCGGGTCACGTATCTGTACCCACTCAACACACTTCGTTCGATGGGGATCAACAACATTGTATGGACCCTTGATGTACAAACATCTCGGCCAATGACTGATGTTGCGATCGGCCCTGCCGTGGTTGAACGAGAGAGAACGGACACCACGCTGAGAACGGCGAACGGTATGACGAGCACGAGCAAGGACATCCTCGTCTCCTACGATCAGGCTGTTGATTCACTCGCTGTTACCATGATGAGTGCCAAGCCCGAGGGGAGTGATGGTTATGCGTTGTTGCTTGCCGTTCCGAATCTTCAGGGGACAAACAACATCCTTCCAAAGCGGTTCACCTTTGTTATCGATAGAAGCGGCTCCATGGGTACTACTCAGATGGAGCAAGCAAAGCAGGCTGCGATCTATTGTTTGGAACGAGTGAGCCCCTTTGATGAGGTCAATGTTGTCGATTTCGACGACATCATCACGCCACTCTACTCCAAGCCCCGACTTGCCACGCCTCAAACGATCAAGGAGTGTGTGGACCGCATACGATGGCTCAGCTCTCGTGGCGGTACGGAGATCACGAAGGCGCTTGCAACAACATTCGGGACGTATCAAGATTCTGCAAACGTGAATGTCATTGTATTCCTTACAGATGGAATCTCCGCCATTGACTTCCAGCTACTTCGGGCTCGCAATACATTCGGCACTCGGATCTTTGTATTCGGTGTTGGTGCCGGGGTGAATGAGACAGACCTGCGTCGGCTTGCAAGCGAGCACCGTGGGGAGATGGAAGTGATCCGAAACCCTGGTTCGGTAACTGCACGCATCGGCGCACTGTATGAGCGCATCAAGGACCCGATCGTAAAGAACCCGCAACTCACCTTTGCACCGGACGTGATGTATGACTTTGCACCGGTATCGATTCCAGACATCTATGCCGGAGAGCAGCTCGTGGTGGCCGGTAGATACCGTCAGCCAGGGCCGGTAACGGTCACCCTTTCCGGATCGAACGTGAAGGGGCAGCTGACCAACACCTTCGTTGTGAACCTCGTTGCTGATGATACCACTGCCCCCTTCGTCCCGAAGATATGGGCGCGTCTGCGCATCAATGCCTTGATCGAATTGATGAGTCGCGTTGCAGCATCATCGGCCTTGTGGCGCGAGTACCGTGACGAGATCATTCGACTTGGATCCGTGTTTGGATTGATCACGCCCTATACAACGTATGAGCAAGGTCCGAGCGATGACGGTGGCGGAACAACTGGCGTTGTTGCCAACGATGGTCCTGTTGCGCCAGTGCCGCTAGGAATCTGGCCAAACCCTGCCTCCGCCCTAACACGGTTAGGTGCCTATTTCGACCTTGCCCACGCGAACGTGATCGTGACAGTGACCGACATGATGGGCAAGGTGCTTCTCAGACTCCACCTTGGTGCAATTGACGCCGGCCAGTGGAACTACGATCTCAGTGTCTTGGATGAAAACGGTCTTCCGCTGGGCTCTGGCTCCTACGTCGTAACGCTCACAGCCGACACTGAATCATTCACATCCATCCTCCGTGTCATTCGATGA
- a CDS encoding VWA domain-containing protein, whose protein sequence is MKSRITVLILAILCSATSAWSVGALFVRPLNSSQNFALMSIRTYDAVVTIQDHVATTHVDQTFKNEMGSTVEATFIFPLPDGAMVTDLFYWFNGKRYRANVREKKEAQAAYDAKIRVRLDPALLQELGDNVYKLNIAPINPNSDVRFEITYTEIMPYELSTGTYTHLLKATGLSPKPLERISLKIDAKTQNTWKSIVVPHYGSTPANSMTYVTPNQTLVAFGDENYMPTRNYVVQLQANRESIEMATLTYVPVPSDSFGTDPFFMSWVLPPDEDSKPLPRSIVFIADVSSSMEGERIVQLRAALSSFLDQLTPADKFNIVTFSTGVVSFKSDIVDASPENIAAARDFVRTRTALGLTNIADAIHAGLTHTYAPNTAQVAVFLTDGEPSWGEVREIVILDSIKRWNTQNVRIYPIAVGSDLKLSLLNAMAKSTGGFVTQVERDDSISVIVENHLRRISMPNLTDLVLSYGSLQTIDVLPAVLPNVPVGGRVSQHGRYVTGGVYPVTLNGTLLNAPFTLTKDVLFGDPVTNNRAVARLWARAKVNALLEEIQRIGERKELVDAVIDLSIRFNILTKYTAMYADPDDPRDDPTGVPGDERPIEIVQVSVSPNPVTDVAHLSVRIPAHQIDQQVSVKIIDHLGRVVATLYDGWCNGSLDLDWNCMDTAGQHITRGAYSVVVNVGDRTTSSLFIIQ, encoded by the coding sequence ATGAAAAGCCGTATCACTGTCCTCATTTTGGCCATCCTTTGCTCCGCCACCTCTGCGTGGTCCGTTGGGGCTCTCTTTGTGAGGCCGCTGAATTCATCGCAGAACTTCGCTCTGATGTCCATTCGGACCTATGACGCCGTGGTGACCATCCAAGACCACGTGGCTACGACGCACGTTGATCAGACATTCAAGAACGAAATGGGATCCACGGTAGAGGCCACGTTCATCTTTCCACTCCCTGATGGAGCGATGGTGACCGATCTCTTCTATTGGTTCAATGGCAAGAGGTACCGTGCCAACGTCCGCGAAAAGAAGGAAGCTCAGGCGGCCTATGACGCAAAGATCCGAGTACGCCTCGATCCGGCGCTGTTGCAGGAGTTAGGAGACAATGTCTACAAACTCAACATCGCTCCGATCAATCCCAATTCCGATGTGCGTTTTGAGATCACGTACACAGAGATCATGCCCTATGAGCTGAGCACTGGTACCTACACCCACCTCTTGAAGGCAACGGGACTCTCCCCAAAGCCCCTTGAACGGATCTCTCTCAAGATCGATGCCAAGACGCAGAATACGTGGAAGAGTATCGTTGTGCCACACTACGGATCCACGCCGGCCAATTCGATGACCTACGTTACACCGAATCAAACACTCGTGGCCTTCGGCGATGAGAACTACATGCCAACACGTAATTATGTGGTGCAGTTACAAGCAAATCGCGAATCCATCGAGATGGCAACCTTGACCTACGTGCCCGTTCCGTCGGATTCCTTTGGCACAGATCCGTTCTTTATGTCGTGGGTATTGCCGCCTGATGAAGACAGCAAGCCATTGCCGAGATCGATCGTCTTCATCGCTGATGTTTCGTCAAGCATGGAAGGGGAGCGCATCGTCCAACTTCGAGCTGCCCTGAGTTCCTTCCTCGACCAATTGACACCTGCGGACAAGTTCAACATCGTAACCTTCAGCACCGGCGTAGTAAGCTTCAAGAGTGACATCGTTGATGCCTCTCCGGAGAACATCGCAGCAGCACGAGACTTTGTCCGAACACGAACTGCACTCGGATTGACGAACATTGCCGATGCGATCCATGCAGGTCTAACCCACACCTATGCGCCAAACACCGCGCAGGTGGCGGTGTTTCTGACCGATGGAGAGCCATCATGGGGAGAAGTTCGTGAGATCGTGATCCTCGACTCCATCAAACGATGGAATACACAGAACGTGCGCATCTATCCGATCGCCGTAGGCAGCGACCTGAAGCTCTCTCTCCTCAACGCCATGGCAAAATCAACAGGGGGCTTTGTAACGCAGGTAGAGCGCGATGATAGCATCTCTGTGATCGTCGAGAATCACCTGCGCAGGATCTCGATGCCGAATCTGACCGATCTGGTGCTGTCCTATGGTTCACTACAGACCATCGACGTACTCCCAGCCGTTCTTCCAAACGTACCCGTTGGCGGACGAGTCTCCCAGCATGGTCGGTACGTAACAGGTGGTGTCTATCCGGTCACGCTCAACGGTACACTGCTCAACGCCCCTTTCACACTCACCAAGGATGTCCTGTTCGGAGATCCGGTAACGAACAATCGTGCAGTGGCGAGATTGTGGGCACGTGCAAAGGTCAACGCTCTCTTGGAAGAGATCCAGCGCATTGGCGAGCGTAAGGAATTGGTGGATGCCGTTATCGACCTGTCGATCCGGTTCAACATCCTCACGAAGTACACCGCCATGTATGCCGATCCGGACGATCCTCGTGACGATCCAACGGGTGTGCCTGGCGATGAGCGTCCGATCGAGATCGTACAAGTGTCCGTATCACCAAATCCCGTGACTGATGTGGCCCATCTCTCCGTGCGGATCCCTGCACACCAGATCGATCAGCAGGTGTCGGTGAAGATCATCGATCATCTCGGTCGCGTTGTTGCAACACTGTATGATGGCTGGTGCAACGGCTCCCTTGATCTCGACTGGAATTGTATGGACACGGCCGGACAGCATATCACTCGCGGAGCCTACAGCGTAGTGGTCAACGTTGGCGATCGTACTACATCGTCATTATTCATCATCCAATGA
- a CDS encoding HAD hydrolase-like protein — MTPALVLFDLDGTLVDSRPGIVHSLRLALSEMGVVVEEDHDFTWCIGASLWKIFEHYLGALDRTRIEAAVARYRHIYRDGPMFEYDVYDGVIETLQTLKASNIRIAIATAKVHEYAREIIAVSRFAPYIDHVYGSELDGRNVEKRDLIHMILHEERLQPDAVVMVGDRHHDIDGALANGVSSVAVLYGYGSQEELAHADVIVPHASFLAPAIASLTPVSR, encoded by the coding sequence ATGACTCCAGCTCTTGTTCTCTTCGATCTTGATGGTACACTCGTAGACTCCCGTCCGGGCATTGTACACTCGCTTCGTCTTGCACTCTCAGAAATGGGTGTGGTGGTTGAAGAGGATCATGATTTTACGTGGTGTATCGGAGCCTCACTGTGGAAGATCTTTGAGCATTACCTCGGTGCACTTGACCGTACAAGGATCGAAGCTGCCGTTGCTCGGTATCGTCATATCTATCGCGACGGACCGATGTTTGAATATGATGTGTATGACGGAGTGATCGAGACCTTGCAGACATTGAAGGCATCGAACATTCGCATCGCTATCGCAACGGCCAAGGTGCATGAATATGCTCGTGAGATCATTGCGGTATCGAGGTTCGCCCCCTATATCGACCATGTCTATGGTTCTGAATTGGATGGACGTAATGTTGAGAAGCGCGATCTGATCCACATGATCCTGCATGAAGAACGCCTTCAGCCGGATGCCGTGGTGATGGTGGGAGACCGACATCATGATATTGACGGAGCACTTGCCAACGGGGTCTCCTCCGTTGCCGTCCTCTATGGCTATGGTTCGCAAGAAGAACTCGCCCATGCCGATGTGATCGTTCCGCACGCATCGTTCCTTGCACCGGCGATCGCTTCTCTCACTCCTGTGTCTCGCTGA
- a CDS encoding glycosyltransferase family 4 protein: MRAIHVNTSASWGGLEQYTLYMAKVFRGYGVDVTIMAVPQSHLGRAAREAGFPMIDAHMGKHIDPVNIMRLRRALTDDTVVHTHTRIDVWTGSLACMGTRAAHVNSVHMIPADKRDPLHALIYGRVDAIVNTCETHVRNIAVRFPVKPECVHLIRHMRDPQQFVFDPNARLRYRAEWGIGDDELVVGYVARIDVLKGTREFAASSDHFREEDRERIRLVVIGEPSIGSIRPDGTSVPEPVAAEIVQWLDERARLPHNRLVVRPFTTDVAGVMSAFDVFVLATYGEMYALTVLEAMMVGLPVIGTDTDGTPDQLADGRGLLVASRSASAIAEGITTMLHHPERRAAMAAKGHDWAVAEFTPERVAPQWIELYRNVIQQRQRS, from the coding sequence ATGCGCGCGATCCACGTTAACACCTCTGCATCATGGGGCGGACTGGAACAGTACACGCTCTATATGGCAAAGGTGTTCCGCGGATACGGAGTTGACGTGACGATCATGGCCGTGCCACAATCCCACCTTGGGCGTGCGGCGCGCGAGGCCGGGTTCCCGATGATCGATGCCCATATGGGCAAGCATATTGATCCTGTGAACATCATGAGGTTGCGCAGAGCACTCACCGATGATACGGTGGTGCACACGCATACACGTATCGACGTGTGGACAGGTTCGCTTGCATGCATGGGCACACGTGCGGCACACGTGAACTCTGTGCACATGATCCCCGCTGACAAACGCGACCCGCTTCATGCGCTCATCTATGGTCGCGTTGATGCCATCGTCAACACCTGCGAGACCCACGTTCGGAACATCGCCGTGCGTTTTCCGGTGAAGCCGGAATGTGTCCACTTGATCCGCCACATGCGCGATCCACAGCAGTTCGTTTTTGACCCGAATGCACGATTGCGGTATCGTGCAGAATGGGGCATTGGTGATGATGAGCTTGTGGTTGGATATGTGGCACGTATCGATGTTCTCAAGGGGACGCGTGAGTTCGCTGCCTCATCCGACCATTTCCGTGAAGAAGACCGCGAACGCATCAGACTTGTGGTGATCGGTGAACCAAGCATCGGCTCAATACGTCCCGATGGTACGTCCGTCCCGGAACCGGTCGCTGCCGAGATCGTACAATGGCTGGACGAACGCGCACGTTTGCCACACAACCGGTTAGTGGTTCGCCCCTTTACAACAGATGTTGCCGGTGTGATGTCGGCCTTTGACGTCTTTGTTCTCGCAACCTATGGCGAGATGTATGCGCTCACTGTTCTCGAAGCAATGATGGTCGGGCTGCCGGTGATCGGAACGGATACCGACGGAACACCTGATCAATTGGCCGATGGCAGGGGGCTTCTTGTAGCGTCACGCTCCGCATCAGCCATCGCAGAAGGTATCACCACGATGCTCCATCACCCCGAACGCAGAGCCGCAATGGCAGCTAAAGGACATGATTGGGCTGTAGCGGAATTTACACCGGAGCGTGTTGCTCCGCAGTGGATAGAGCTTTACCGAAACGTCATCCAACAACGTCAACGATCATGA
- a CDS encoding OmpA family protein — protein sequence MKSRVHFLLLAVVVITTTMSLFAQDPPEVRSRWGAHLGLNYNFSGVGFGYWIDDPARPNGQFTQMNLVDGSGLGLYGGLNYQLALLDHLHFGARLSYDNRSMVVQDNNSYIKADGSYYSDEYEFHTSFISLEPHVKLYLGKRFHLTGGLGMGIALNQTFDYTIEGGTTVTGLEVGKADSVKHSITWSGFAGIGYDIFLSDNTAKQQWILTPFLETTYMVSQRGVDLEDQAAFDDALSTVTIRAGISLAFGDATLKDEVAAIVAPTTSKFFRVTPPADGIYSKRVERAGFPLRPYVFINKGETVVPNRYVSLSQSETADFATSTGLTAEDVANVEERPIIQKDIYYNLLNIMGYRLKNTPGSSMELYASDPDGKDPRPYAEDVKKYLVETWGVNPDQLPIATGDATPKSGTPRTPADDVPFTVEEDRRVHLRKMTPDKLGHRVAIAVKREAEEDHQIYTEITTNENIASWQATITGNGQKRSFGPYTERSVYMDPTGLLSTSQPSGQFSMEVVARTADGRTLSDVENFTLVRTQSEGISTRFRLNFEYAEEDPVGRSKEYLVKEVAPSIKSGAKVYIYGHTDKLGKDNVNLDLSSSRANETKQMLQDALSARGITNVKIIAKGMGENEPPFSNDLPEGRMYNRTVIVDVIQ from the coding sequence ATGAAATCACGTGTACATTTTCTTCTCTTGGCAGTTGTGGTGATAACTACCACAATGAGCCTCTTCGCGCAAGACCCGCCTGAAGTACGGTCACGTTGGGGAGCACACCTCGGACTGAACTATAACTTCTCTGGTGTTGGTTTTGGATACTGGATCGATGATCCGGCGCGTCCGAACGGACAATTCACACAGATGAACCTTGTTGACGGTTCTGGACTTGGCCTCTATGGCGGTCTTAACTATCAACTTGCACTTCTTGATCATCTGCACTTTGGTGCCCGTTTGTCCTACGACAATCGCAGCATGGTTGTGCAGGATAATAACTCATACATCAAGGCAGATGGATCGTACTACAGCGATGAGTATGAGTTTCATACTTCCTTCATCTCTCTTGAACCTCATGTGAAATTGTACCTCGGCAAGAGGTTCCACCTCACTGGTGGACTGGGTATGGGAATTGCGCTCAACCAGACGTTTGATTACACCATCGAAGGTGGTACTACGGTTACTGGCCTCGAAGTTGGTAAGGCAGACTCTGTAAAGCATAGTATCACATGGTCCGGTTTTGCCGGGATCGGATACGACATCTTCCTGTCTGACAACACGGCAAAACAACAGTGGATCCTCACGCCGTTCCTCGAGACCACCTACATGGTAAGTCAGCGTGGCGTTGATCTCGAAGACCAAGCAGCATTTGATGATGCTCTTTCGACGGTTACGATCCGTGCCGGTATCTCACTTGCCTTTGGCGACGCCACGCTCAAGGACGAAGTGGCAGCTATTGTTGCGCCAACAACATCGAAATTCTTCCGCGTAACACCACCGGCTGATGGTATTTACTCCAAGCGCGTAGAACGTGCAGGTTTCCCACTTCGTCCATATGTCTTCATCAACAAGGGCGAAACGGTAGTCCCGAATCGTTACGTGAGCCTTAGCCAAAGCGAAACCGCTGATTTCGCAACGTCTACCGGCCTTACCGCCGAAGATGTAGCGAACGTTGAAGAACGTCCGATCATCCAAAAGGATATCTACTACAACCTGCTCAACATCATGGGGTATCGTCTTAAGAACACCCCTGGGTCGAGCATGGAACTCTATGCTTCCGATCCGGATGGCAAGGACCCACGTCCATATGCTGAGGATGTCAAGAAGTACCTTGTTGAGACATGGGGCGTAAATCCTGATCAACTTCCGATCGCAACCGGTGATGCAACTCCGAAGTCAGGTACGCCACGTACTCCTGCTGATGACGTGCCGTTCACGGTTGAAGAAGACCGTCGTGTTCACCTGCGCAAGATGACGCCGGACAAACTTGGTCACCGCGTTGCCATTGCCGTGAAGCGCGAAGCAGAAGAAGACCATCAGATCTATACTGAGATCACAACGAACGAGAATATCGCTTCCTGGCAGGCAACCATCACAGGCAATGGTCAGAAGCGTTCGTTCGGTCCGTATACCGAGCGAAGTGTATACATGGATCCAACTGGTTTGTTGAGCACCAGCCAACCATCCGGACAATTCTCGATGGAAGTTGTCGCTCGTACAGCAGACGGTCGTACACTCAGCGATGTTGAGAACTTTACCCTTGTTCGTACACAGAGCGAAGGTATCTCAACCCGATTCCGCCTGAACTTTGAATATGCTGAAGAAGATCCAGTGGGTCGTTCCAAGGAATACCTTGTGAAGGAAGTCGCTCCATCTATCAAGAGTGGCGCCAAGGTCTACATCTACGGTCATACTGACAAACTTGGCAAGGATAACGTGAACCTCGATCTCTCGAGCTCACGTGCCAATGAAACCAAGCAAATGCTCCAAGATGCTCTTAGCGCTCGTGGTATCACGAACGTGAAGATCATTGCAAAGGGAATGGGCGAGAACGAACCTCCGTTCTCGAATGACCTTCCTGAAGGCCGTATGTACAACCGGACCGTTATCGTGGACGTGATCCAATAA
- the ychF gene encoding redox-regulated ATPase YchF encodes MGIACGIVGLPNVGKSTLFNALTSNEAEAANYPFCTIDPNVGVVNVPDPRLKKLVEVYQTDRDVPTTVEFVDIAGLVKGASKGEGLGNQFLANIRQCDAVAHVVRCFEDENVVHVHGGVDPIHDIEIIETELIYKDVESVDKRLQTLHKLVRANDKDAKEEQDLLHQLQTHLDSGKPSRSFPCDDKGRAAIKSLQLLTDKPVMYVANTNEEGVRSGNKFVDAVRARAAEEGAIVVPICAKIEAEISQLEAEDRELFLADLGMEEPGLDRVIREAYGLLGLITYFTAGKKECRAWTVRKGSTAPQAAGVIHTDFEKGFIRAEVMSYADWDRLGTEQAVKDAGQYRVEGKDYIVKDGDIMYFRFNV; translated from the coding sequence ATGGGTATCGCATGTGGAATCGTTGGACTACCCAACGTAGGCAAATCAACACTGTTCAATGCTCTCACCTCCAATGAAGCAGAAGCAGCCAATTATCCGTTCTGTACGATCGATCCGAATGTTGGTGTAGTGAACGTTCCCGACCCTCGTCTCAAGAAATTGGTCGAGGTCTATCAAACAGATCGTGACGTGCCCACTACGGTTGAATTCGTGGACATCGCAGGTCTTGTCAAAGGGGCTTCAAAAGGTGAAGGGCTTGGCAACCAGTTCCTCGCAAACATCCGTCAGTGTGATGCCGTTGCTCACGTCGTTCGGTGTTTTGAGGATGAGAATGTTGTGCACGTGCACGGCGGAGTTGACCCGATCCACGATATCGAGATCATTGAGACCGAGCTTATCTATAAGGATGTAGAGTCTGTTGACAAACGACTTCAGACCCTTCATAAGCTTGTTCGCGCTAACGACAAAGACGCGAAGGAAGAACAGGATCTCCTGCATCAGTTGCAGACACATCTCGATAGCGGCAAACCATCTCGCAGTTTTCCATGTGATGATAAGGGGCGAGCAGCGATCAAGTCACTTCAGCTCTTGACCGACAAACCGGTGATGTACGTTGCCAATACAAACGAAGAGGGAGTGCGAAGCGGGAACAAGTTTGTAGACGCGGTGCGAGCTCGAGCAGCCGAAGAAGGTGCCATTGTTGTGCCGATCTGCGCAAAGATCGAAGCCGAGATATCACAGCTTGAAGCAGAGGATAGGGAACTATTCCTTGCCGATCTCGGTATGGAAGAGCCGGGACTGGACAGAGTGATCAGGGAGGCCTATGGTCTACTGGGGTTGATCACCTACTTCACAGCAGGGAAGAAGGAATGCCGAGCATGGACCGTTCGCAAGGGGAGCACAGCACCACAAGCTGCCGGTGTGATCCATACGGACTTTGAGAAGGGATTCATCAGAGCTGAGGTGATGTCCTACGCTGATTGGGACAGACTCGGAACAGAACAAGCAGTAAAGGACGCCGGTCAGTACCGCGTAGAGGGCAAGGACTACATCGTGAAAGACGGTGATATCATGTATTTCAGATTTAACGTCTGA